One window of Phycisphaeraceae bacterium genomic DNA carries:
- a CDS encoding RNA polymerase sigma factor has product MKRAEEQLIIAQALAGDRKAAGALVRAHQRSLYVYLYRLTGQHELAEDIVQDAFIRALTNLHTFDPKYRFSTWLFSIARNVWMSDLSKKTRRRTLSISMDAASCNSEADPYTNAERENTALCAREALGKAILSLPVAQREVVLLYHQQQWSISLIAKALDIPEGTVKSQLHRARRRLHKAMLAAGLQYSPGLGLTSTPHSELVESLSITKAKARVRSVTGGRSTSGSFGSLGIQMGGAS; this is encoded by the coding sequence GTGAAACGGGCAGAAGAACAACTCATCATCGCCCAGGCATTGGCTGGCGACCGCAAAGCAGCGGGAGCGCTTGTCCGCGCACACCAGCGATCACTTTATGTCTATCTCTACCGGCTGACAGGCCAGCACGAACTGGCTGAAGACATTGTACAGGATGCGTTTATACGGGCACTGACCAACCTGCACACCTTTGATCCGAAATACAGGTTCTCGACGTGGTTGTTCTCAATAGCACGAAACGTGTGGATGTCAGACCTGAGCAAGAAGACGCGGAGAAGAACGCTGTCAATATCGATGGATGCAGCTTCGTGCAACTCGGAAGCAGATCCGTATACCAATGCTGAGCGTGAGAATACTGCTTTGTGCGCACGCGAAGCGCTTGGCAAAGCCATTCTTTCACTTCCCGTTGCGCAGCGAGAGGTTGTGCTGCTCTATCACCAGCAGCAATGGTCGATCAGTCTGATCGCAAAGGCGCTGGATATTCCGGAAGGCACAGTCAAAAGCCAGCTTCATCGAGCCCGTCGACGCCTGCACAAAGCCATGCTTGCAGCGGGGTTGCAGTACTCACCGGGACTGGGGTTGACCTCGACACCACACAGCGAACTTGTGGAGTCACTCAGCATCACAAAGGCAAAGGCGCGTGTTCGAAGCGTGACTGGTGGCAGATCTACCTCCGGATCCTTCGGTTCACTGGGCATCCAGATGGGGGGCGCGTCATGA